One genomic segment of Capricornis sumatraensis isolate serow.1 chromosome 6, serow.2, whole genome shotgun sequence includes these proteins:
- the MSMP gene encoding prostate-associated microseminoprotein translates to MAPRTLWAGQATGTRGGWGVIYLVASLLLQHPGVHSKCYFQAQAPCHYEGKYFTLGESWLRKDCFHCTCLHPVGVGCCDTSQHPIDFPAGCEVRQEAGTCQFSLVQKSDPRLPCKGGGPDPEWGSANTPVPAAPAPHSS, encoded by the exons ATGGCCCCAAGGACACTCTGGGCGGGACAGGCTACGGGAACTCGGGGAGGCTGGGGGGTCATCTACTTGGTAGCATCTCTGCTCCTCCAGCACCCAGGAGTCCACAGCAAGTGCTACTTCCAAGCTCAAG CCCCCTGCCACTATGAAGGGAAGTATTTCACCCTGGGCGAGTCTTGGCTGCGCAAGGACTGCTTCCACTGCACCTGTCTGCATCCGGTCGGTGTGGGCTGCTGTGATAC GTCCCAGCATCCTATCGACTTCCCTGCGGGCTGTGAGGTACGCCAGGAGGCAGGAACATGCCAGTTCTCCCTCGTGCAAAAATCTGACCCTCGGCTGCCCTGCAAAGGGGGAGGGCCCGACCCAGAGTGGGGCTCAGCTAACACCCCTGTGCCTGCGGCGCCTGCTCCCCACTCCAGCTAA